In Pseudomonas fluorescens, the following are encoded in one genomic region:
- the nagE gene encoding N-acetylglucosamine-specific PTS transporter subunit IIBC: MYQLFIEGLQRLGRALMLPIAILPIAGLLLRLGDTDLLNIAIIHDAGQVIFANLAMIFAIGIAVGFAKDNNGTAGLAGVIGYLVMISTLKVLDPSINMGMLAGIVSGLMAGALYNRFKDIKLPEYLAFFGGRRFVPIATGFAAVGLGVVFGYIWPPIQHGINSFGTLMMESGSFGAFVFGVFNRLLIVTGLHHILNNMAWFVFGNFTDPTTGALVTGDLSRYFAGDPKGGQFMTGMFPMMIFGLPAACLAMYRNALPERRKVMGGIFLSMALTAFLTGVTEPIEFAFMFLAPLLFLLHALLTGLSMAITNALNIHLGFTFSGGFIDMILGWGKSTNGWLVFPVGLAYAVIYYVVFDFCIRRFDLKTPGRETSAAAPQVAVADNERAGAYIKALGGAENLITVGACTTRLRLDMVDRNKASDTDLKALGAMAVVRPGKGGSLQVVVGPMADAIADEIRLAMPALGRAIVSSPAAEIDAPKPAAVATPEAQQWLNALGGGDNVLQLDCVAMTRIRLQLANGKALSECDLKALGCQGVSQLDGGVWHLLIGDKAPSLSDALEALVNRSEVSAKV, encoded by the coding sequence CCAACTTTTCATCGAAGGCCTGCAACGCCTCGGCCGCGCGCTGATGCTGCCGATCGCGATCCTGCCGATTGCCGGCCTGCTGCTGCGCCTGGGCGATACCGACCTGCTGAACATCGCGATCATCCACGACGCCGGCCAGGTGATCTTCGCCAACCTGGCGATGATCTTCGCCATCGGCATCGCGGTCGGTTTCGCCAAGGACAACAACGGTACGGCGGGGCTCGCCGGGGTGATCGGCTACCTGGTGATGATCTCCACGCTCAAAGTGCTCGACCCGAGCATCAACATGGGCATGCTCGCCGGGATCGTCAGCGGCCTGATGGCCGGCGCGCTGTACAACCGCTTCAAGGACATCAAGCTGCCGGAGTACCTGGCGTTCTTCGGTGGCCGGCGTTTTGTGCCGATTGCCACCGGGTTCGCTGCTGTGGGGCTGGGCGTGGTGTTCGGCTACATCTGGCCGCCGATCCAGCACGGCATCAACAGCTTCGGCACGCTGATGATGGAAAGCGGCAGCTTCGGCGCGTTCGTCTTCGGTGTGTTCAACCGCCTGCTGATCGTCACCGGCCTGCACCACATCCTCAACAATATGGCGTGGTTCGTGTTCGGCAACTTCACCGACCCCACCACTGGCGCGCTGGTGACTGGCGACCTGTCGCGCTACTTCGCCGGCGACCCGAAAGGTGGCCAGTTCATGACCGGCATGTTCCCGATGATGATCTTCGGCCTGCCCGCCGCCTGCCTGGCGATGTACCGCAACGCCCTGCCGGAACGGCGCAAGGTGATGGGCGGGATCTTCCTCTCGATGGCGTTGACTGCGTTCCTGACCGGCGTCACCGAGCCGATCGAATTTGCCTTCATGTTCCTCGCGCCGTTGCTGTTTCTGCTGCATGCGTTGCTGACCGGCCTGTCGATGGCCATCACCAATGCGCTGAACATCCACCTGGGGTTCACCTTCTCCGGCGGTTTCATCGACATGATCCTTGGCTGGGGCAAGTCCACCAACGGCTGGCTGGTGTTCCCGGTGGGCCTGGCGTATGCCGTGATCTATTACGTGGTGTTTGATTTCTGTATTCGCCGCTTCGACCTGAAAACCCCGGGCCGCGAAACCAGCGCTGCCGCCCCGCAGGTTGCAGTGGCCGACAATGAACGCGCCGGGGCTTACATCAAGGCCTTGGGCGGTGCCGAAAACCTGATCACCGTCGGTGCTTGCACCACGCGTTTGCGCCTGGACATGGTGGATCGTAACAAGGCCTCGGATACTGACTTGAAAGCGCTCGGCGCCATGGCCGTGGTGCGTCCGGGCAAGGGCGGGAGTTTGCAGGTGGTGGTGGGGCCGATGGCCGACGCGATTGCCGATGAGATTCGCCTGGCGATGCCGGCACTGGGGCGCGCCATCGTGTCGTCGCCGGCAGCAGAAATCGACGCACCGAAACCTGCCGCCGTGGCGACACCCGAGGCACAGCAATGGCTCAATGCGCTGGGTGGTGGCGACAATGTGCTGCAACTCGATTGCGTCGCCATGACCCGCATTCGCCTGCAACTGGCCAATGGCAAGGCGTTATCGGAGTGTGATTTGAAAGCACTGGGTTGTCAGGGTGTGAGTCAGCTGGACGGTGGCGTGTGGCATCTGCTGATTGGCGACAAGGCGCCGAGTTTGAGTGATGCGCTGGAAGCGTTGGTCAATCGCAGTGAGGTGAGTGCCAAGGTTTAA
- a CDS encoding YqfO family protein: MYKLSFFVPDSHVEVVKSAVFAAGGGRIGAYDHCAWQVLGLGQFRPLDGSQPFIGEAGQVEQVEEWKVELVVADELIRSVVAALKQSHPYETPAYEVWRLEDF, translated from the coding sequence GTGTACAAGCTCAGTTTTTTTGTTCCCGACAGTCATGTCGAAGTGGTCAAAAGTGCCGTATTCGCCGCCGGTGGCGGTCGAATCGGTGCTTACGACCACTGCGCATGGCAGGTGCTGGGCCTCGGCCAGTTTCGCCCACTGGATGGCAGTCAGCCATTCATTGGCGAGGCAGGGCAGGTCGAGCAGGTCGAGGAATGGAAGGTTGAGCTGGTGGTGGCCGATGAGTTGATTCGCTCGGTGGTGGCGGCTCTGAAACAGAGCCATCCCTACGAGACACCGGCTTATGAAGTGTGGCGGTTGGAGGATTTCTGA